From the genome of Candidatus Micrarchaeia archaeon:
TATGTGAGGACCAAGCGGGTGAGGAGGGCAGTTTCCATTGTCCGGGCTTTCGTTTCAAGGCATGCGAAAGTTGATTCCGGAATGGTGCGGGTTTCCGAGGCGCTCAACTCGGTGCTGTGGAGGAACGGCATCCAGAAGCCGCCGAGAAGGATAAAGATAAAAGTTGTGAAGGAAGAGGGGTTCGCAAGGGCGTACCTGCCTGATGAAGTGGTAAAGAAACCTGAGGCTAAGAAGGAGGAAAAACCAAAAACTGCGCAGGAAGGGAAGGAAGCGAAGCCTGAGGCTAAGAAGGAGGAGAAAAAAACCGAGGCTAAATCAGCCGAGAAGAAGGCCGAGACTGCGACAAAGCAGGATGCGCAGGTGAAGAGAGATACTCCTAGACAGATTGGGAAGCAGGAGCCGGTCAAGGGCGGAGTCTGACAGTGGGTTTATGCTGCGCACCTCGTACTATGGAAATTCTTTCATAGGCCTGTTTTTCAGGGCCAACGACAGCGTGCTCCTTGCGCCGCTCGACGCCCCGGACAAGGTGGTTGATGCGCTCGAAAATGAGTTGAAGGTGCGGGCTGTGCGAGTTTCGATGGCCAATTCCAATTTGGTTGGGATATACACTGCGATGAACAACAACGGGATTGTGCTTCCCAATGTGATTGAAGAAAGCGAGCGGCTGGAGCTGAAAAAGGAGGGCTTGAACGTGTTCGTTTCGCGCGAATTGAACAACGCGCACGGGAACAACCTGTGCGTGAATGACAAAAGGGGCATTGTGAATCCACGCGTGGACTCTGCCGAGAGGAAGAAGATGGAGGATGCGCTCGGAGTGGAGATGGCGCCGGTCTCGCTGGCAGGGCACACCACGGTCGGGAGCGCGTGCGCGTCCAGTGCGGATGGATTCCTGGCGCACTATGCAATAGCTGAAAAGGAGCTCCAGGAAGTGGAGGAAGCGCTCAAGGTCCCCGGGGACAAGGGCACTGTGAATGGAGGCGCGGGATTTGTCGGATTGGGCGTGGTGCACAACAAGAACGGCTTCGCGGTCGGGGAAAGCACCACGGGCTTTGAGATGGGCAAGGTGGCCGGGGCGCTGGGCTACGTGAAGTGATTGGATGGTCGCATATGAGGAGTTCGCGAAGCTGGATTTGCGCGTGGCGCGCGTGCTCGAATGCACAAGAGTGGAGGGCTCGAACAAGCTGCTGAAGCTATTGGTGGACGTCGGAGCTGAGAAAAGGCAGGTTATCGCCGGAATAGGGAGGGAGTATGAGCCGGAGGGTTTGGTCGGGAAGAGTGTTGTGCTGGTAACGAATTTGGACTATAGGAAGCTCGCGGGGCTGGAATCCCAGGGAATGCTGCTCGCGGCAGGGGATGCTGAGATTGCCCTGCTCACTGTGGACAGGGAAATCGCCCCAGGGGCAAAAATCGGATGATGATAGGTGATTGCATGAAATTCGCGGTAAGCGGAACTGGGGAATTGAGGAACGGGACGAGAAGCTTCAAAAAAGAGGTTGATGCGAAGAGCGAAAACCACGCAAAGGATTTAGTGTATTCGCTTTTCGGCTCTGCCAACGGGTTGAACAGGAACAAAGTGAAGATTGAGAGCGTTTCCAAGGTGGGATAATGGCCGAGGAAACGCAGCGGATGATGTACGAGGCGAGAGTGTACGGCGAACAGCTCAGGCTGCTCCAGAACGAGATTGAGCGCATCAACATGACCGCGATGGAGCTGGAAAGCTCGCTCAGGGCCGTGGAGGCGCTCAGGGAGGAGCAGATTTTCGTGCCTATAGGGGCAGGTGCCATGATGGGCGCGAAGCTGAGTTCTACAGAGGTGCTCATGCCAGTGGGCGCAGGCTACATGACCGGGATGAAGAAGCACGAGGCGATAGAGGAGATAAAGAAAAGGATGCAGACCACCCAGGGCGCGATGGAGAAGCTGCGCGCCGAATTCGAGAAGATAAATGCCAAGCTGTACGAAGTGGGCGGGAAGATAGATGCGATGAACGCCAAATCGCGCGGGCAGGGCGGCTTGTGAATAGAGTGAAACCGCATGTTCGACTTTCTCAAGAAGAAAATTTCCGGGCTGGTGGACCGGATTGCCGGCAAGCCGGAGCAGAAGAAGGAGGAACCTGCGAAGCCCAGGGAAGAGAAAGCCGGAGCTGGGAGGGAAATCCTAGTTGATGTTGAACAAGTGGCGCGGAAAGAAGGGATGAAAGCAGGAGTTGAAACTGATTTTGCCATAGGGAAACCTGAAAGGTTGGAGGCTCGCGCGGAAAAAGAAGCAAAAGAGATAGCCGCGCCTGAGCAGGCTGTAAAGGAGCGGATTGAAGAAAAGATTGGGCGGCCAGGCACTAAGGAGGAAACTGCAGCGAAGGCTGCGGGGAAAGCAATCGCGAAAGAACCAGTTAAATCTGAGAAAGTGCTGCATGCCCCAGTTCAAATTCTTAAGAGTCACAAGGAAGTTAAACCTGAAATCAAGGAGGAGGAAAAAGCTGGGGCAAAAATCGAGAAGGTGGCTGAGACAGCCAAGCCGGACACGCAGGTGAAGCGGGAGGTCCCGAAGCACGTTGAAATGCCGGAGCCGGTCAAAAGCGGGGCTAAAGAGAAGCCGGAAAATACTGTGGTTGCCGAAGCGCCGGAGAAACCGCATGAGGCTAGGGAAGCCAAGGAGAAGCCAGAGGGGAAGGTGAAGCTCAGCCTGGTGAGCCAGGTGAAATCCCTGTTCTCGAACGAGGTGGAGCTTGGGGAGAAGGACGTGAAGGACGCGCTTTCGGATTTTGAATTGGAACTGCTCGAGGCGGACGTGGCTTACGAGGTTGCCGAACAGATAAAGGACGAGCTTGGGAAGGAGCTGGTTGGGAAGAAGGTTAAGAAAACCGAGCTCCAGGGGCAGATTGCGAGCGTGTTCCACAAATCAATCAGGGACATAATGGCTGAGAAAAAAGGGGAGACGATAGAGGAAAGGCTTGGGAAGGACGGAAAAAGGCCGATTACAATCATGTTCGCAGGGCCGAACGGAAGCGGAAAGACCACCACAATAGCGAAGATAGCCCGCATGCTCAAGAACTCCGGGTATGGGGTGGTTATTGCTGCCGCGGACACGTTCAGGGCCGCGGCGATAGAGCAGATGGAGATACACGGGCAGAAACTCGGAGTCAGGGTGATAAAGGGGAAATACGGGGCTGACCCGACTTCGGTGGCGTACGACGCGGTAAATCACGCGAAGGCGCACGGGCTGGACGTGGTGCTTGTAGATACTGCCGGGAGGCAGGAAACCAACCAGAACCTGCTGAACGAACTGAAGAAGATGGTGCGGGTGATAAGCCCGGAGATAAAACTGTATGTGGGGGAGAGCCTGGCCGGGAACGCGGTAATCGAGCAGGTCCAGGCGTTCAACCAGGAGCTCAGGCTGGACGGAATCGTGCTCACCAAGCTGGATTGCGACGCGAAAGGAGGCACGGTGATTTCAATATCCAGGGTCACCAGGGTTCCAGTGGTGTACGTGACTACCGGGCAGGGATATGGGGATATAGAAGTGTTTGACCCTGATAAGATGGCAAGGGGAATTGCGGGTTAGATTATGAGAACGGTCATACTGGACACGAATTTCCTGCTCATACCACACCAGTTCAGGATAAACATCATGGAAGAGCTGGAGAGGCTCATCGAAGGACCGCACGAGCTTGCGGTTTCTGATGCGATAGTGCACGAATTGAAGGGGCTTGCGAGAGGGAGGGGCAAGGAAGGGGTGGCGGCGCGGGTTGCACTCGAAGGGATTGCGAGGAAGAAGATAAAAACCATAAAAAGCGCGGAAACTAATGCGGACAGATGGATAGCGGAGTATTGCGCAGAAAATCCCGGAACCATCGTTTGCACGAACGACATAGCGCTCAGGAGGGAGCTGAAAGCCGCCGGGGCCAGGATTATAGTGATGCGCACGAGGACCAGGATTTTCTGGGCATGAGCTGGGAAATTGGGGAAAGCCTGGGAAATGCATATGTTTATATACCAGCGATTCGCAATAGGATACAGTTTAGACAAGCGCTCCAAGTGGGTGCGCCAAGAGCAGAGTGGTAGAGTAGAGGCGATCCAAAAGATTGCTGAACCTAATTCTTCTGAGCTGGGTGTTCTAAACAATTAGGTGAAAAAATGACGTACGAATCCGGTTCGGATAGGCCAATGTATGATGCAGTTTGCTCTGATTGCGGAGCTGCCTGCAAAGTGCCGTTCCAGCCCAAGGAAGGCAGACCTGTTTACTGCAGGGACTGCTACAGGAAGCACAAGCCGAGCAAATTCTAAGCAGAATGACGCTCGCAGATGCGAATCCGTTTTTAATTTTTGTTTTTGTCTTTCAATTTAACCCGGCTTAACTGGGATTTTTCCGGCAATCTTCTCAGAAATCTGCTTTATTTCGTCCAGCGTTAGCTCGCGGGGCCGCTTTTTGAGCGCGTCTCCGAGAATTTCGAGCCCTTCCTTTTCGAATCCAGAGGAAAGCAGGGCGTTGCGCACGGTCCGGTTTTTATGCTGGAAGATGGAGCGTATCGTGCCTTCCAGTGCCTCTGTGCCCTGAACCTGCTTTTTTTCCAGCAGAATGATTGCTGAATCCACTTTCGGGGCAGGGAAGAAAAGGCTGCGGCGCACCTTCTGCACGTATTTGACGCTGTAGAAAAGCTGGGAGGTGACGCTGAGGCGCCCGTAGCCGGAAGTTCCGGGCTGTGCGACCATCTTGCGCGCGAATTCCTCCTGGACCATAAGGAGCGCATTTTCGAATTCGAACTCCCTAAGTTTGAATAGGATGGGGCTGGAGATGTAGTATGGGATGTTGCCGATTATTTTGTGGATTTTTCCGAGTTTAGCAGGGCTTATTTCGAGAAAGTCCGCGTGTATGATGTGCACAGGGCGGCCCTTGAATTTCCCCTCGAGAACTTTTACCAGGGAAAAATCCTTCTCGACTGCTATCACCTGCTTCGCGCCTGCGGTGAGGAGCTGCTCTGTGAGCCTGCCGTCGCCAGGGCCTATTTCAAGCACGGTTTTGCCCTGCGGTCCGAGAAGGCGTGCCTCTTTCGCAAGCATGTTCGTGTCGCGCAGGAAATGCTGGCCAAGGGATTTCTTGAGGTGAATC
Proteins encoded in this window:
- a CDS encoding 50S ribosomal protein L31e yields the protein MAEEKIYTIPLRDAFSYVRTKRVRRAVSIVRAFVSRHAKVDSGMVRVSEALNSVLWRNGIQKPPRRIKIKVVKEEGFARAYLPDEVVKKPEAKKEEKPKTAQEGKEAKPEAKKEEKKTEAKSAEKKAETATKQDAQVKRDTPRQIGKQEPVKGGV
- a CDS encoding translation initiation factor IF-6, with the translated sequence MLRTSYYGNSFIGLFFRANDSVLLAPLDAPDKVVDALENELKVRAVRVSMANSNLVGIYTAMNNNGIVLPNVIEESERLELKKEGLNVFVSRELNNAHGNNLCVNDKRGIVNPRVDSAERKKMEDALGVEMAPVSLAGHTTVGSACASSADGFLAHYAIAEKELQEVEEALKVPGDKGTVNGGAGFVGLGVVHNKNGFAVGESTTGFEMGKVAGALGYVK
- the metG gene encoding methionine--tRNA ligase subunit beta, which translates into the protein MVAYEEFAKLDLRVARVLECTRVEGSNKLLKLLVDVGAEKRQVIAGIGREYEPEGLVGKSVVLVTNLDYRKLAGLESQGMLLAAGDAEIALLTVDREIAPGAKIG
- the rpl18a gene encoding 50S ribosomal protein L18Ae → MKFAVSGTGELRNGTRSFKKEVDAKSENHAKDLVYSLFGSANGLNRNKVKIESVSKVG
- the pfdA gene encoding prefoldin subunit alpha, coding for MAEETQRMMYEARVYGEQLRLLQNEIERINMTAMELESSLRAVEALREEQIFVPIGAGAMMGAKLSSTEVLMPVGAGYMTGMKKHEAIEEIKKRMQTTQGAMEKLRAEFEKINAKLYEVGGKIDAMNAKSRGQGGL
- the ftsY gene encoding signal recognition particle-docking protein FtsY, which translates into the protein MFDFLKKKISGLVDRIAGKPEQKKEEPAKPREEKAGAGREILVDVEQVARKEGMKAGVETDFAIGKPERLEARAEKEAKEIAAPEQAVKERIEEKIGRPGTKEETAAKAAGKAIAKEPVKSEKVLHAPVQILKSHKEVKPEIKEEEKAGAKIEKVAETAKPDTQVKREVPKHVEMPEPVKSGAKEKPENTVVAEAPEKPHEAREAKEKPEGKVKLSLVSQVKSLFSNEVELGEKDVKDALSDFELELLEADVAYEVAEQIKDELGKELVGKKVKKTELQGQIASVFHKSIRDIMAEKKGETIEERLGKDGKRPITIMFAGPNGSGKTTTIAKIARMLKNSGYGVVIAAADTFRAAAIEQMEIHGQKLGVRVIKGKYGADPTSVAYDAVNHAKAHGLDVVLVDTAGRQETNQNLLNELKKMVRVISPEIKLYVGESLAGNAVIEQVQAFNQELRLDGIVLTKLDCDAKGGTVISISRVTRVPVVYVTTGQGYGDIEVFDPDKMARGIAG
- a CDS encoding PIN domain-containing protein: MRTVILDTNFLLIPHQFRINIMEELERLIEGPHELAVSDAIVHELKGLARGRGKEGVAARVALEGIARKKIKTIKSAETNADRWIAEYCAENPGTIVCTNDIALRRELKAAGARIIVMRTRTRIFWA
- a CDS encoding CxxC-x17-CxxC domain-containing protein gives rise to the protein MTYESGSDRPMYDAVCSDCGAACKVPFQPKEGRPVYCRDCYRKHKPSKF
- the rsmA gene encoding 16S rRNA (adenine(1518)-N(6)/adenine(1519)-N(6))-dimethyltransferase RsmA is translated as MIHLKKSLGQHFLRDTNMLAKEARLLGPQGKTVLEIGPGDGRLTEQLLTAGAKQVIAVEKDFSLVKVLEGKFKGRPVHIIHADFLEISPAKLGKIHKIIGNIPYYISSPILFKLREFEFENALLMVQEEFARKMVAQPGTSGYGRLSVTSQLFYSVKYVQKVRRSLFFPAPKVDSAIILLEKKQVQGTEALEGTIRSIFQHKNRTVRNALLSSGFEKEGLEILGDALKKRPRELTLDEIKQISEKIAGKIPVKPG